A single region of the Malaclemys terrapin pileata isolate rMalTer1 chromosome 4, rMalTer1.hap1, whole genome shotgun sequence genome encodes:
- the CSF1 gene encoding macrophage colony-stimulating factor 1 isoform X2 — protein sequence MTAPSRAALPEPRAKEVEAPRAAVPIPRLGPKACPVSCTLLTFFLLAVCSIHKTEQKGYCENIITKKHLDNLQDLIDSQMLMSCHVSFEFIDEQELGDPICFVKAAFPRLEDILDKMKFKTNSDNFNKTKDVQNMYKKIDENEVSCIDDQDEHERELSQACSKEFSMPPEKMLQKVKDFFQQVMGLLDKNVDFKRDCSKTYQKCSDALKKESPSLDRRRKEAQPKETQREVMSYVLVAILTIVAILLAVGGLLFYKHKSRTQERQLQHRGNVLEEPEGRPLNGVEEPLELRVQGEL from the exons ATGACTGCACCGTCCCGCGCCGCGCTCCCCGAGCCCCGCGCCAAGGAGGTGGAAGCCCCGCGGGCGGCGGTCCCCATACCCCGGCTCGGCCCCAAG GCATGCCCGGTCTCCTGCACCCTGCTGACTTTCTTCCTCCTCGCCGTCTGCAGCATCCACAAAACTGAGCAGAAAGGCTACTGTGAGAATATCATCACCAAAAAGCACCTGGATAATCTGCAGGATCTG ATTGACTCCCAGATGCTGATGTCCTGCCACGTCTCCTTTGAGTTCATTGATGAGCAGGAATTG GGTGACCCTATCTGCTTTGTCAAAGCGGCTTTCCCTCGGCTGGAGGACATCcttgacaaaatgaaattcaagacGAACTCAGATAATTTTAACAAGACAAAAGACGTGCAAAACATGTACAAGAAAATCGACGAGAATGAAGTTTCATGCATTGATGACCAGGATGAACACGAGCGCGAG CTCTCCCAGGCCTGCTCCAAGGAGTTCTCCATGCCTCCTGAGAAAATGCTACAGAAGGTGAAGGATTTCTTTCAACAAGTTATGGGCCTCTTAGACAAAAATGTGGATTTCAAACGCGATTGCAGCAAAACCTACCAGAAGTGCTCTGACGCCCTGAAAAAGGAATCGCCATCTCTAG ACCGGCGCAGGAAGGAGGCACAGCCCAAGGAAACCCAGCGGGAGGTCATGTCCTATGTGCTGGTGGCAATCCTGACGATCGTGGCAATCCTGCTGGCCGTCGGAGGCCTCCTCTTCTACAAGCATAAATCCAGG ACCCAGGAGAGACAGCTGCAGCACAGAGGGAATGTCCTAGAAGAGCCGGAGGGAAG ACCGCTGAATGGAGTGGAGGAGCCTCTGGAGCTGCGGGTGCAGGGCGAGCTATGA
- the CSF1 gene encoding macrophage colony-stimulating factor 1 isoform X1, whose translation MTAPSRAALPEPRAKEVEAPRAAVPIPRLGPKACPVSCTLLTFFLLAVCSIHKTEQKGYCENIITKKHLDNLQDLIDSQMLMSCHVSFEFIDEQELGDPICFVKAAFPRLEDILDKMKFKTNSDNFNKTKDVQNMYKKIDENEVSCIDDQDEHERELSQACSKEFSMPPEKMLQKVKDFFQQVMGLLDKNVDFKRDCSKTYQKCSDALKKESPSLGVVTDRDCNCPSPSSPREGPPASPRPALATKPFPSTVPHLGSKEAAASTRLAHSRPGATQTPVKLDSSVKPRVSRSTHRGLVAIVWAGISASVSSPPAELELASASQGPGSGSISTEPLLDLTKPPSQEPRSTEDIFTSPPTLPASGGEMLQREEIHPTGTETEQIQAWPTGVRKFLHTPGSPDPSPSVKQTQPQAGEDVTQATWAFSAAEPSTHLMDPSSADALSSPALTSEAVEASGADPGGQLVTPLPSELWPIPSLGSGEPISVVQHRFSRMAATTDSPPAPETPPGESPQHSAGQGKAPDMQRTTELRGKRTGGLPRFRDPDDSLAGPIPDLNILPPNTDRRRKEAQPKETQREVMSYVLVAILTIVAILLAVGGLLFYKHKSRTQERQLQHRGNVLEEPEGRPLNGVEEPLELRVQGEL comes from the exons ATGACTGCACCGTCCCGCGCCGCGCTCCCCGAGCCCCGCGCCAAGGAGGTGGAAGCCCCGCGGGCGGCGGTCCCCATACCCCGGCTCGGCCCCAAG GCATGCCCGGTCTCCTGCACCCTGCTGACTTTCTTCCTCCTCGCCGTCTGCAGCATCCACAAAACTGAGCAGAAAGGCTACTGTGAGAATATCATCACCAAAAAGCACCTGGATAATCTGCAGGATCTG ATTGACTCCCAGATGCTGATGTCCTGCCACGTCTCCTTTGAGTTCATTGATGAGCAGGAATTG GGTGACCCTATCTGCTTTGTCAAAGCGGCTTTCCCTCGGCTGGAGGACATCcttgacaaaatgaaattcaagacGAACTCAGATAATTTTAACAAGACAAAAGACGTGCAAAACATGTACAAGAAAATCGACGAGAATGAAGTTTCATGCATTGATGACCAGGATGAACACGAGCGCGAG CTCTCCCAGGCCTGCTCCAAGGAGTTCTCCATGCCTCCTGAGAAAATGCTACAGAAGGTGAAGGATTTCTTTCAACAAGTTATGGGCCTCTTAGACAAAAATGTGGATTTCAAACGCGATTGCAGCAAAACCTACCAGAAGTGCTCTGACGCCCTGAAAAAGGAATCGCCATCTCTAG GTGTGGTGACTGATCGTGACTGCAACTGTCCATCCCCAAGCTCCCCTCGTGAGggacccccagcctctccccgccCAGCCTTGGCCACCAAGCCCTTCCCTTCCACTGTACCCCACCTGGGCAGCAAGGAGGCAGCTGCCAGCACCCGCCTGGCACACAGCCGGCCTGGTGCCACGCAGACCCCAGTCAAGTTAGACAGCAGCGTTAAGCCCAGGGTATCAAGGAGCACGCACAGAGGTCTGGTTGCTATTGTCTGGGCTGGCATTTCTGCCAGTGTGTCCTCACCACCAGCAGAACTGGAGCTAGCATCAGCATCACAGGGACCTGGTAGTGGGTCCATCAGCACCGAACCGCTCCTGGACCTAACCAAAcctcccagccaggagccccgtAGCACTGAGGACATcttcacctcccctcccaccctcccggCCTCTGGTGGAGAGATGCTACAGAGGGAAGAGATCCATCCCACCGGGACAGAGACTGAGCAAATCCAAGCATGGCCGACTGGGGTCAGAAAGTTCCTCCACACGCCTGGTTCACCTGACCCATCCCCCAGCGTGAAGCAGACACAACCACAGGCAGGAGAAGACGTCACCCAAGCCACCTGGGCATTCTCAGCAGCAGAGCCGAGCACCCACCTGATGGATCCCAGCAGTGCCGATGCCctgtccagcccagccctgacatCCGAGGCAGTGGAGGCCTCGGGAGCAGACCCTGGTGGCCAATTGGTGACCCCCCTGCCCAGTGAGCTGTGGCCGATCCCCTCTCTGGGCTCCGGGGAGCCCATCTCTGTAGTGCAGCACCGGTTCTCCAGGATGGCTGCTACCActgacagcccccctgccccagagacacCCCCTGGGGAGAGTCCTCAGCACTCAGCAGGGCAGGGCAAAGCCCCAGATATGCAGCGCACCACAGAGCTCCGAGGAAAGAGAACAGGGGGGCTGCCCAGGTTCAGAGACCCCGACGACAGCCTGGCAGGGCCTATCCCTGACCTTAACATCCTTCCTCCGAACACAGACCGGCGCAGGAAGGAGGCACAGCCCAAGGAAACCCAGCGGGAGGTCATGTCCTATGTGCTGGTGGCAATCCTGACGATCGTGGCAATCCTGCTGGCCGTCGGAGGCCTCCTCTTCTACAAGCATAAATCCAGG ACCCAGGAGAGACAGCTGCAGCACAGAGGGAATGTCCTAGAAGAGCCGGAGGGAAG ACCGCTGAATGGAGTGGAGGAGCCTCTGGAGCTGCGGGTGCAGGGCGAGCTATGA